From the genome of Candidatus Dormiibacterota bacterium, one region includes:
- a CDS encoding NAD(P)-dependent alcohol dehydrogenase — protein MKAIVQERYGSPDHLELREVDKPVAGDDEVLVRVRAASLHPDVWHVVTGRPYVLRLAGSGFSRPRNRIPGTDMAGIVETVGGKVTRFRPGDPVFGETLVTHQWVNGGAFAEYVSVHQDLLALKPDNITFEQAASVPSSGYIALMNLRGLDQFRPGQKVLINGGGGGVGALALQITKAHGAHVTAVDSTSKLDLLRSLGADEVIDYTREDFTRRGVRYDLIFDVPGNHSFFACRRALEPDGRYVLIGHERFGASGKRLFGLIPCFLTLMVLSRFVKQLRGPGLPIPAKKDVMALLRKLLEAGTITPIIDRTYLLSEVREAFRHMIEDELHGKVILTAGSRDPTAMRGRLDHARTRS, from the coding sequence ATGAAGGCGATCGTCCAGGAGAGATACGGATCCCCCGATCATCTGGAGCTCCGGGAAGTCGACAAGCCGGTTGCCGGCGACGATGAGGTCCTGGTTCGGGTGCGGGCGGCCTCCCTCCATCCGGATGTGTGGCATGTCGTGACCGGCAGGCCCTACGTCCTCCGCCTGGCGGGATCCGGGTTCTCCAGACCCAGGAACCGGATCCCCGGCACGGACATGGCGGGGATCGTCGAAACCGTCGGCGGAAAGGTGACACGGTTCCGGCCGGGTGACCCGGTCTTCGGCGAAACCCTCGTCACACACCAGTGGGTCAACGGCGGCGCCTTCGCCGAATACGTGTCCGTACACCAGGACCTGCTGGCGCTCAAGCCGGACAACATCACCTTCGAGCAGGCCGCCTCCGTTCCCTCCTCCGGGTACATCGCGCTCATGAACCTCCGAGGCCTGGATCAGTTCCGGCCGGGACAGAAGGTGTTGATCAATGGTGGCGGGGGCGGCGTGGGCGCTCTCGCCTTGCAGATCACGAAGGCCCACGGCGCGCACGTGACCGCCGTGGACAGCACGAGCAAGCTGGACCTGCTCCGTTCACTCGGGGCGGATGAGGTCATCGATTACACGCGGGAAGACTTCACACGACGTGGCGTGCGCTACGATCTCATCTTCGACGTCCCGGGGAACCACTCTTTCTTCGCGTGCAGGCGCGCGCTCGAACCCGACGGACGATACGTACTCATCGGGCACGAGCGTTTTGGAGCGTCGGGCAAGCGTCTCTTCGGACTCATCCCCTGCTTCCTCACGCTGATGGTCCTCTCACGCTTCGTGAAGCAACTGCGGGGTCCGGGGCTGCCGATCCCGGCCAAGAAGGACGTGATGGCCCTCTTGAGGAAGCTCCTCGAAGCCGGGACGATCACACCCATCATCGACAGGACCTACCTCTTGAGCGAGGTTCGCGAGGCTTTCCGGCACATGATCGAGGACGAGCTCCACGGGAAGGTGATCCTGACCGCAGGTTCGAGAGATCCCACTGCGATGAGGGGACGACTCGATCATGCCCGCACCCGGAGTTGA